One genomic window of Candidatus Thermoplasmatota archaeon includes the following:
- a CDS encoding deoxyhypusine synthase family protein translates to MRKKGGLHDGYSDGLEPLAPLDLTKYETVSDLVAGMSRCSFGARSVGEAAKVLEAMVKDKDCFKVLTLSGAMTPAKMGLVVCDMIDWGMVDAIISTGAIMAHGMVESTGRAHFKNKESMNDVLLYQRGYNRIYDTIELESSLDDMELIFRKVMEEASNKGSLGSYELNWLIGKRLACDTDECQRGILKSAYLKQVPVYVPAFTDSELGLDFGVYLRRMKLKGKKSVKYDAFADLEDYTSRVLVSKKLGIFTIGGGVPRNWAQQVGPYLDIIQKRVGSGGGFKRFDYAVRICPEPVHWGGLSGCTYSEGVSWGKIVPRTEGGMYVEVYSDATIAWPLIVKAVMDRLERKGWPKRPRGNRPEL, encoded by the coding sequence ATGAGGAAGAAAGGGGGGTTGCATGACGGCTACAGTGACGGCCTCGAGCCGCTCGCACCTCTAGATCTCACGAAGTATGAAACCGTCTCCGATCTGGTCGCCGGCATGTCCAGATGCAGCTTCGGAGCTAGAAGCGTCGGAGAGGCAGCCAAGGTCCTCGAAGCCATGGTCAAGGACAAGGATTGCTTCAAGGTGCTCACGCTGTCTGGAGCCATGACACCAGCGAAGATGGGGCTGGTAGTTTGCGACATGATTGATTGGGGTATGGTTGATGCGATAATCAGCACTGGTGCGATCATGGCGCATGGCATGGTCGAATCGACCGGAAGGGCTCATTTCAAGAACAAGGAGTCCATGAACGACGTGCTGTTGTACCAGAGAGGGTACAACAGAATCTACGACACCATAGAGCTGGAGAGCAGTCTTGACGACATGGAGCTCATTTTCCGGAAGGTCATGGAGGAAGCATCGAACAAAGGCTCGTTGGGAAGCTATGAGCTCAACTGGCTCATTGGGAAACGTTTGGCATGCGATACCGACGAGTGTCAGAGAGGCATCCTGAAATCGGCATATCTAAAACAGGTGCCTGTGTATGTCCCTGCATTCACTGATTCGGAGTTAGGATTGGATTTCGGAGTTTATCTCAGGAGGATGAAGCTGAAGGGCAAGAAATCCGTCAAGTACGATGCTTTCGCAGACCTTGAAGACTACACTTCGCGGGTCCTCGTCTCGAAGAAGCTTGGCATATTCACGATAGGTGGAGGAGTGCCCCGCAACTGGGCCCAGCAAGTCGGCCCGTATCTCGATATCATCCAGAAACGAGTGGGCAGCGGCGGAGGTTTCAAACGCTTCGACTATGCCGTGAGAATATGTCCCGAGCCGGTCCATTGGGGCGGACTGTCAGGCTGCACATACTCCGAGGGAGTCTCATGGGGCAAGATCGTCCCTCGAACCGAGGGCGGCATGTACGTCGAGGTGTACTCTGATGCTACGATCGCTTGGCCGTTGATCGTGAAGGCCGTGATGGATAGGCTGGAGCGCAAGGGATGGCCGAAGAGGCCAAGAGGAAACCGGCCAGAGCTGTGA
- a CDS encoding helix-turn-helix domain-containing protein has protein sequence MMEAELLVRIPKMWVTEIPNRHEVSIKIVNRRRSGKMGVRDLVEITGSQEDLEAILLEFKNEPWVKSYDLDFMESGKLIGEVLTYKCLACAMLAESKCHLMSANGTSDGRILWHIMTSDRDDVKKLVTKLNNAMFDAEILRLTPIAEHEVLTRRQEEIIIMAFEKGYFETPRKVKLKDLAEATGVSQATLSEILRKGQKKIVVDYLRGKRRAR, from the coding sequence ATGATGGAAGCCGAGCTTCTCGTCAGAATACCGAAGATGTGGGTCACCGAGATCCCGAACAGGCATGAGGTCTCTATCAAGATCGTGAACAGGAGACGCTCGGGAAAGATGGGCGTGCGCGACCTCGTCGAGATCACCGGTTCTCAGGAAGATCTCGAGGCGATTCTCCTGGAATTCAAGAACGAACCATGGGTGAAGAGCTATGATCTGGACTTCATGGAGTCCGGGAAGTTGATCGGTGAGGTTCTGACCTACAAGTGCTTGGCCTGCGCCATGCTTGCAGAATCCAAGTGCCATCTCATGTCCGCAAACGGCACGAGCGATGGGAGGATTCTCTGGCATATCATGACCAGCGATCGTGATGACGTGAAGAAGCTCGTCACGAAGCTTAACAATGCGATGTTCGACGCGGAGATCCTGAGACTGACACCTATCGCCGAACACGAGGTACTGACGCGTCGGCAGGAGGAAATCATAATCATGGCGTTCGAGAAGGGATACTTCGAAACCCCGAGAAAAGTCAAATTGAAGGACCTAGCGGAGGCTACCGGGGTCTCTCAAGCGACGCTATCCGAGATCCTGAGGAAAGGTCAGAAGAAGATAGTTGTCGACTATCTGAGGGGAAAGCGAAGGGCCCGTTGA
- a CDS encoding AAA family ATPase: MALIDEIADIQRKNGIVGRRNELERALVAIKSGKNLMIEGPVGVGKTVLAVAVAKHLGRPVFRIDGDERYTEQKLSGWFDPPIVLEKGYIADAFVPGPLTDAMREGGVLFMNEMNRMPEGVQNILLPAMDEGLIEIPKIGTVKAKIGFVVIGTQNPREFVATTALSEALSDRFELLLLDYQSLDEETEIVRKALPKAQPEIIARAVWIARRTRDHSNIRRGASIRAAMSIAQLTGSMSKDMLEGMRKAAHMALPTRIEMREESKRSADEIIDEIVNECFALPPPSPGRPLEDEKKREEERRRARNEERVNQMDIPDLVQIIEDANAEDLIRNDDIGWAIAQNYSQLRVRLKDQTLIELAKRIAVKATIRRVLQLLGPVSMPTYISRSEFRLGEDAEIDVESTLDSLVEKEHLSPSDIIVERREPRQLSVAMMLDASLSMTGDKLAMATAAIAVLAFRLKTVDYILITFNDRPTVLKRINQTRSLDSLISDLLDAHAGGYTNIEGALRKGRDELSISKTKNRVGILITDGNYTVGANPADAASAYRRLFVIMTESHDCQPGICEDIAKRGGGHMYEVSSFDEIPRVLYKVLRMVAQGSPGAQR; this comes from the coding sequence ATGGCACTGATTGACGAGATAGCTGATATCCAGAGGAAGAACGGCATAGTCGGGCGCAGGAATGAGCTGGAGAGGGCCCTCGTGGCCATCAAGTCAGGCAAGAATCTCATGATTGAGGGCCCTGTGGGTGTCGGGAAGACAGTGCTAGCAGTCGCCGTAGCGAAACACCTTGGACGGCCGGTATTCAGAATCGATGGAGATGAACGGTACACTGAGCAGAAGCTCTCCGGATGGTTCGACCCCCCCATAGTACTCGAGAAAGGCTACATTGCGGATGCGTTCGTTCCCGGTCCTTTGACTGATGCCATGCGCGAAGGAGGAGTCCTTTTCATGAACGAGATGAACAGGATGCCCGAGGGGGTGCAGAATATCCTCCTCCCTGCAATGGACGAGGGTTTGATTGAGATACCGAAGATCGGCACCGTCAAGGCCAAAATCGGCTTCGTTGTCATTGGCACTCAGAACCCGCGGGAGTTCGTGGCCACGACTGCGCTGTCAGAGGCGCTCTCTGACAGGTTCGAGCTCCTCCTCCTTGACTACCAGTCCCTCGATGAAGAGACCGAGATCGTCAGAAAGGCTCTCCCCAAGGCTCAGCCTGAGATCATAGCACGCGCTGTGTGGATCGCCAGGAGAACCAGGGACCACTCCAACATCAGGCGAGGAGCTAGCATCAGGGCCGCCATGAGCATCGCCCAGTTAACGGGCAGCATGTCCAAAGACATGCTCGAGGGCATGCGGAAGGCCGCGCATATGGCGCTTCCGACAAGGATTGAAATGAGGGAGGAGTCGAAGAGGTCCGCAGACGAGATCATCGATGAGATTGTCAACGAGTGCTTTGCGCTTCCACCACCTTCTCCAGGTCGTCCTTTGGAGGATGAGAAGAAGCGGGAGGAAGAGCGACGCCGGGCGCGTAATGAGGAAAGGGTGAATCAGATGGACATTCCGGACCTTGTTCAGATCATAGAGGACGCAAACGCGGAGGATCTGATACGCAATGATGATATCGGTTGGGCCATTGCACAGAACTACTCCCAGCTAAGGGTTAGGCTCAAGGACCAGACACTCATAGAGCTGGCGAAACGGATCGCTGTCAAGGCGACCATCCGGCGCGTCTTGCAGCTCCTTGGTCCCGTGTCCATGCCAACTTACATTTCTCGGAGCGAGTTTCGACTGGGGGAGGACGCAGAGATAGATGTGGAGTCGACCTTGGATTCATTGGTTGAAAAAGAGCATTTGTCCCCATCTGACATCATCGTCGAGAGGCGCGAGCCCAGGCAGCTGTCCGTGGCCATGATGCTCGATGCCAGCCTGTCTATGACTGGTGACAAACTGGCGATGGCGACTGCGGCCATAGCTGTCCTCGCTTTTCGACTGAAGACGGTGGACTATATCCTGATAACCTTCAATGACAGGCCCACAGTTCTGAAACGAATCAACCAGACAAGGAGCCTTGACAGCCTAATATCCGACCTGCTTGACGCGCACGCTGGAGGATACACCAACATAGAAGGAGCTCTCAGGAAGGGAAGGGATGAGCTCTCCATTTCCAAGACGAAGAATCGGGTCGGGATTCTGATAACCGATGGCAACTACACGGTCGGTGCGAACCCTGCGGACGCGGCCTCGGCTTATAGGAGGTTGTTCGTGATCATGACGGAGAGCCATGATTGCCAGCCTGGTATTTGTGAGGACATCGCGAAGAGAGGCGGAGGACACATGTACGAAGTGTCCAGCTTCGACGAGATTCCTCGGGTCCTTTACAAGGTTCTGAGGATGGTCGCGCAAGGCTCTCCCGGAGCCCAGCGGTGA
- a CDS encoding arginine decarboxylase, pyruvoyl-dependent gives MVPKKVFFTKGVGRHKHQLQSFELALRDAGIEKFNIVSVSSILPPDCAIVSRDEGLKELVPGQIVHVVMARNSTNEPNRLVASSIGCAIPADRSQYGYLSEHHTYGENAGLAGHYSEDLAATMLATKLGIPFDAEKDWDERDDQYKMSGKIVKSFNVTQTAEGEKTGIYTTVIASAVFVTTILVDDESANEPAKQ, from the coding sequence ATAGTGCCGAAGAAGGTATTCTTCACCAAAGGGGTGGGAAGACATAAGCATCAATTGCAGTCTTTCGAGCTCGCGCTCAGAGATGCGGGGATTGAGAAGTTCAACATAGTGTCCGTCTCGAGCATATTACCTCCTGACTGCGCGATCGTGTCAAGGGATGAAGGGTTGAAGGAACTCGTCCCTGGACAGATCGTTCATGTCGTGATGGCCCGCAACTCGACGAACGAGCCGAACAGGCTTGTAGCCTCGTCAATCGGATGCGCGATTCCCGCGGATCGATCACAGTACGGCTATCTCTCGGAGCATCACACATACGGTGAGAACGCGGGTTTGGCGGGCCACTACTCGGAGGATCTAGCCGCCACCATGCTGGCCACGAAGCTTGGCATACCCTTCGACGCTGAGAAGGACTGGGACGAGAGAGATGATCAGTACAAGATGAGCGGGAAGATCGTGAAGTCGTTCAATGTGACGCAGACCGCTGAGGGGGAAAAGACTGGGATATATACGACCGTGATCGCCTCTGCAGTCTTCGTCACGACAATCCTAGTGGACGACGAGTCAGCGAATGAGCCTGCAAAACAGTGA